From the genome of Rhizobacter sp. AJA081-3:
CGGTTCGTGCGCCGCGGCCAGCGAGGCGAGCCACAGGTAGAGGTCGCGATTCAGCGCTGCATCGTCGAACACCGCGATCACTGGCGGCAGCGCGAGCGTGTCGGCGTCGAGCTTCGTCGTAGCGGCGCGCAGGCCGCTGCCGGCCAACTTCTGCAGCCAGCCGCGCGGCCCGCCGATGCGCGCCTGCCCGGCCGGCACCACGCGCACGCCGGGCGCGCCGCCGACGGCGTGGAACAGCATCGCGGCGGCGCGCTGCATGGCTTCCAGCGCGACGGCCTGCTCGCCGAACGAACGGTCGGCGGCCCGCGTGATGAGGCGGTGCCAGCGTTCGCCGATCCACTCTTCCATGGCTCAGTGCTCCCGGCGCTGGCGCAGCGTCTCGCGCACCGCGTCCAGGCCGACTTTCCATTCGAGGTTCGGGCTGCGGCCGTGCGCGTCGTGCGAGGTCTCGCATTCGGTGAGGCATTGCCCGCACTGCACGCACGCGAACATCATGCGCTTGATGTTGCGCGGCTTCAGACGCATCGGGCAGGCGGTGTCGCAGGCCGAGCCGTCGGGCGAATCGGCGGTGCTGCAGTCGCGGCAGTCGCGCGCACGCTCGCGATCGAAGGCGACCACCAGGCCCTTAGGGTTGGCCATCCAGGCCAGGCTCTGGAACAGGCCCACGGCGCAGCCGAAGCGGCAGAACAAGTGCCGCGCGAACATCAGCTCGGCGGTGAACACCAGGCTGCCGATGCCGATGAAGCGCGCCTGGTTGGGCGTGAGCGTGCCGTGGACCAGGTTGCCCCAGATCTGCTGCGGCGGCAGCAGGTAGGTCAGCAGCGTGATCGCCCACAGGAAACCGAAGGTGGCGCAGGCCAGCACGAAAGCCGGCCACCAGCGCTTGTCGGGGGCGCCGCCGGCGCGTGGCGTGGAGTGCTTGTCCCAGAAGCTGAGCTTGCCGCTGGCGCGCTGCAGCAGGCCGTTGAGCGACTCGACCAGCGAGAAGTGCGGGCACAGCCAGCCGCAGTACAGGCGCC
Proteins encoded in this window:
- a CDS encoding 4Fe-4S binding protein, with amino-acid sequence MGVALAVRGDAQEQRRMATLQRRRRALQIGFFALFLVAPALNLLRFDLTETQLWVLGFRWSLGIDDFVNGHMTATQAALSIILRGILPAVALAIAFMTVAYRYGRLYCGWLCPHFSLVESLNGLLQRASGKLSFWDKHSTPRAGGAPDKRWWPAFVLACATFGFLWAITLLTYLLPPQQIWGNLVHGTLTPNQARFIGIGSLVFTAELMFARHLFCRFGCAVGLFQSLAWMANPKGLVVAFDRERARDCRDCSTADSPDGSACDTACPMRLKPRNIKRMMFACVQCGQCLTECETSHDAHGRSPNLEWKVGLDAVRETLRQRREH